One stretch of Streptomyces hygroscopicus DNA includes these proteins:
- a CDS encoding molecular chaperone GroES — MRAVTWQGRRDVRVETVPDPIIKEPTDAVVRITTTGLCGSDLHLYEVLTPFMTPGDILGHEPMGIVEETGPEVTHISPGDRVVVPFQIACGHCWMCRSGLPTQCETTQVAEHGMGAELFGYTKLYGAVAGGQAEYLRVPQAQYDPIKVPEGVRDDRFVYLSDVLPTAWQAVEYAEIPRGGTLAVLGLGPIGIMACRVAKVRGMADRVIGVDLVPERLRRACGDGVEVHDLNDFSRQEDLVEAIVSTTGGRGPDAVIDAVGAEAHGSPLGRTAQRVAGFLPRDWAAKLTEKTGVDRLAALRLAIALVRRGGTISLSGVYGGMADPLPLMTMFDKQIQLRMGQANVRRWADDIFPLLTDDDPLGVDGFATHRMPLEEAPRAYEMFQHKEDGAIKILMRP; from the coding sequence ATGCGAGCGGTGACCTGGCAGGGCCGGCGTGATGTGCGGGTCGAGACGGTTCCGGACCCCATCATCAAGGAGCCGACGGACGCGGTCGTCCGGATCACCACCACCGGGCTGTGCGGCTCCGATCTGCATCTGTACGAGGTGCTCACGCCCTTCATGACCCCCGGCGACATCCTCGGCCACGAGCCGATGGGCATCGTGGAGGAGACCGGTCCGGAGGTGACGCACATCAGCCCCGGCGACCGCGTGGTGGTCCCGTTCCAGATCGCCTGCGGACACTGCTGGATGTGCCGCTCCGGTCTGCCGACGCAGTGCGAGACCACCCAGGTCGCCGAGCACGGCATGGGGGCGGAGCTCTTCGGCTACACCAAGCTCTACGGCGCGGTGGCCGGCGGCCAGGCGGAGTATCTGCGGGTGCCGCAGGCCCAGTACGACCCGATCAAGGTGCCCGAAGGGGTCCGGGACGACCGCTTCGTCTATCTCTCCGACGTGCTGCCCACGGCATGGCAGGCCGTTGAGTACGCGGAGATTCCGCGCGGTGGCACGCTCGCGGTCCTGGGACTGGGCCCCATCGGAATCATGGCCTGCCGGGTGGCGAAGGTCCGGGGGATGGCCGACCGGGTCATCGGAGTGGATCTCGTCCCCGAACGGCTGCGCCGAGCGTGCGGCGACGGTGTCGAGGTCCATGACCTCAATGACTTCTCCCGTCAGGAGGACCTGGTCGAGGCCATCGTCTCGACCACCGGCGGCCGCGGACCGGACGCGGTCATCGACGCGGTGGGGGCGGAGGCCCATGGCAGCCCGCTCGGCCGGACCGCCCAGCGGGTCGCGGGCTTCCTTCCGCGGGACTGGGCCGCCAAGCTCACGGAGAAGACCGGGGTCGACCGGCTGGCGGCGCTGCGGCTGGCCATCGCGCTGGTGCGGCGTGGCGGAACGATCTCCCTCAGCGGGGTGTACGGAGGCATGGCCGATCCGCTGCCGCTGATGACCATGTTCGACAAGCAGATCCAGCTGCGGATGGGCCAGGCGAACGTGCGGCGCTGGGCCGACGACATCTTCCCGCTGCTGACGGACGACGACCCGCTGGGCGTCGACGGGTTCGCCACCCATCGCATGCCGCTGGAGGAGGCACCCCGCGCCTATGAGATGTTCCAGCACAAGGAGGACGGTGCGATAAAGATCCTCATGCGCCCGTAA
- a CDS encoding pyridoxamine 5-phosphate oxidase, giving the protein MAQNMTKDQWQKFLMEGTRTAKLSTVRADGSAHIAPVWFLLDGDDLLFNTGQETVKGRNLARDGRVAICVDDDRPPFAFVTLRGQAELIDDLRQVRDWATRIAARYMGEDRAKEFGDRNGVPGELLVRVRIDKVLALAGVTD; this is encoded by the coding sequence ATGGCACAGAACATGACCAAGGATCAGTGGCAGAAGTTCCTCATGGAGGGCACCCGCACCGCGAAGCTGTCGACCGTGCGGGCCGACGGAAGCGCGCACATCGCCCCCGTGTGGTTCCTGCTGGACGGTGACGACCTTCTCTTCAACACAGGTCAGGAGACGGTCAAGGGACGCAACTTGGCCCGGGACGGCCGGGTCGCCATCTGCGTGGACGACGACAGGCCGCCATTCGCCTTCGTCACGCTGCGGGGCCAGGCCGAACTCATCGACGATCTGCGGCAGGTCCGCGACTGGGCGACCCGGATCGCCGCCCGTTACATGGGCGAGGACCGGGCGAAGGAGTTCGGCGACCGCAACGGCGTGCCGGGCGAACTCCTGGTCAGGGTGCGCATCGACAAGGTACTCGCGCTCGCCGGAGTCACCGACTAG
- a CDS encoding dynein regulation protein LC7, giving the protein MAVNKGLDWLLDDLTERIAEIRHALVLSNDGLVTGASSTLVRQDAEHLAAVASGLHSLAKGSGHHFRTGRVRQTMVEFDEGVLFVTAAGDGSCLCVLTGPDSDVGQVAYEMALLVNRVGEHLGVEARQETGTPG; this is encoded by the coding sequence ATGGCAGTGAACAAGGGGCTCGACTGGTTACTGGACGACCTGACCGAGCGGATCGCGGAGATACGGCATGCGCTGGTGCTGTCCAACGACGGGCTGGTGACGGGGGCGAGTTCCACACTGGTGCGCCAGGACGCCGAGCACCTCGCCGCGGTGGCCTCGGGACTGCACAGCCTCGCCAAGGGGTCCGGGCACCACTTCCGGACGGGCCGGGTGCGGCAGACTATGGTCGAATTCGACGAGGGCGTCCTCTTCGTCACGGCGGCCGGGGATGGCAGCTGTCTGTGTGTGCTCACCGGGCCGGACTCCGATGTGGGGCAGGTCGCCTACGAGATGGCGCTGCTGGTCAACCGGGTGGGGGAGCACCTGGGAGTCGAGGCCAGGCAGGAGACCGGCACACCCGGCTGA
- a CDS encoding acyl-CoA thioesterase yields MTNPAERLVDLLDLERIEQDIFRGLSPDESLQRVFGGQVAGQALVAAGRTTDGLRPVHSLHAYFLRPGRPGVPIVYQVERIRDGRSFTTRRVVAIQQGRTIFNLTASFHSPEPGIEQQLPMPEVPGPEGLPSLADEVRSHLGALPEAFARMERRQPFDVRYVERLRWTDEELKGVEPRSAVWMRAVGPLGDDPLVHTCALTYASDMMLLDAVRMPVEPLWGPRGFDMASLDHAMWFHRPFRTDEWFLYDQESPVATGGRGLARGRIYDRAGRLLVSVVQEGLFRPLRPAEGTAGGAVDGG; encoded by the coding sequence ATGACCAATCCCGCCGAGCGCCTGGTCGATCTGCTCGATCTGGAACGGATCGAGCAGGACATCTTCCGCGGCCTCAGCCCCGATGAGTCGCTGCAGCGGGTGTTCGGCGGGCAGGTGGCGGGCCAGGCGCTGGTGGCCGCCGGGCGGACCACCGACGGGCTGCGTCCGGTGCACTCGCTGCACGCGTACTTCCTGCGGCCGGGTCGGCCGGGCGTGCCCATCGTGTACCAGGTGGAGCGGATCCGGGACGGGCGCTCCTTCACCACCCGCCGGGTCGTCGCCATCCAGCAGGGTCGCACGATCTTCAATCTGACCGCCTCCTTTCATTCTCCTGAGCCGGGTATCGAGCAGCAGCTGCCGATGCCCGAGGTGCCCGGGCCGGAAGGTCTGCCGAGCCTCGCCGACGAGGTCCGCTCCCATCTGGGAGCGCTCCCCGAGGCGTTCGCCCGCATGGAGCGCCGACAGCCCTTCGACGTCCGCTATGTGGAGCGGCTGCGCTGGACGGACGAGGAGCTCAAGGGCGTGGAGCCGCGCAGCGCCGTATGGATGCGCGCGGTGGGGCCGCTCGGGGACGACCCGCTGGTGCACACCTGCGCGCTCACCTATGCGAGCGACATGATGCTGCTGGACGCGGTGCGGATGCCGGTCGAGCCGCTGTGGGGCCCACGGGGCTTCGACATGGCCTCGCTGGATCACGCCATGTGGTTCCACCGGCCGTTCCGCACGGATGAGTGGTTTCTCTACGACCAGGAGTCGCCCGTGGCCACGGGCGGCCGGGGACTGGCACGCGGCCGGATCTACGACCGTGCGGGCCGGCTTCTGGTGTCGGTGGTGCAAGAGGGGTTGTTCCGCCCGCTGAGGCCCGCCGAAGGTACCGCCGGAGGAGCCGTCGACGGCGGCTGA
- a CDS encoding DEAD/DEAH box helicase: MTLIDQLPSDADPDALFEAFSTWVEERGISLYPAQEEALIEVVSGANVILSTPTGSGKSLVAAGAHFAALARDQVTFYTAPIKALVSEKFFELCKLFGTENVGMLTGDASVNADAPVICCTAEVLASIALRDGKDADIGQVVMDEFHFYAEPDRGWAWQIPLLELPQAQFILMSATLGDVRRFEGDLTRRTGRPTAVVRSVTRPVPLSYEYRTTPLTETLTELLETQQAPVYIVHFTQAAAVERAQALMSINMCSRAEKDEIASLIGNFRFTTKFGRNLSRYVRHGIGVHHAGMLPKYRRLVEKLAQAGLLKVICGTDTLGVGVNVPIRTVLFTALTKYDGQRVRTLRAREFHQIAGRAGRAGFDTAGFVVAQAPEHVVENEKALAKAGDDPKKRRKVVRKKAPEGFVNWGQNTFEKLIASEPEPLTSRFRVTHAMLLSVIARPGNAFEGMRRLLEDNHEPRKNQLRHIRRAIAIYRSLLDGGVVEQVEPQGADGADGAAPIVRLTVDLQQDFALNQPLSTFALAAFELLDPESPSYALDMVSVVESTLDDPRQILAAQQNKARGEAVAAMKADGVEYEERMERLQDITYPKPLEELLFHAYGLYRKSHPWVGDHPLSPKSVIRDMYERAMTFTEFTSFYDLARTEGIVLRYLASSYKALDHTVPDDLKSDDFQDIVAWLGEMVRQVDSSLLDEWEQLANPEDESAEEAQERADQVRPVTANARAFRVLVRNAMFRRVELAALDKVAELGEMDADSGWGEDAWAEAMDGYWEEYEELGTGPQARGPKLLLIEEDPEHGLWRVRQTFDDPNGDHDWGISAEVDLAASDEEGRAVVRVTDVGQL, translated from the coding sequence GTGACTCTTATCGATCAGCTGCCGAGCGACGCCGACCCCGACGCACTTTTCGAGGCGTTCTCCACCTGGGTCGAAGAGCGGGGCATCTCGCTGTACCCAGCCCAGGAGGAAGCGCTGATCGAGGTGGTGTCCGGGGCGAATGTCATCCTGTCCACCCCCACCGGATCGGGCAAGAGCCTGGTGGCGGCCGGCGCCCACTTCGCCGCGCTCGCCCGGGACCAGGTCACCTTCTACACCGCGCCGATCAAGGCCCTGGTATCGGAGAAGTTCTTCGAGCTGTGCAAGCTCTTCGGCACCGAGAACGTCGGGATGCTGACCGGGGACGCGTCGGTCAACGCGGACGCGCCGGTCATCTGCTGTACGGCCGAGGTGCTGGCGTCCATCGCCCTGCGGGACGGCAAGGACGCCGATATCGGCCAGGTGGTGATGGACGAGTTCCACTTCTATGCGGAGCCAGACCGGGGCTGGGCGTGGCAGATCCCTCTGCTGGAGCTGCCGCAGGCGCAGTTCATCCTGATGTCGGCGACGCTCGGTGATGTGCGCCGGTTCGAGGGGGATCTGACCCGGCGCACCGGGCGGCCCACCGCGGTCGTGCGGTCCGTGACCCGGCCGGTGCCGCTGAGCTACGAATACCGGACGACGCCGCTGACCGAAACGCTGACCGAGCTGCTGGAGACGCAGCAGGCGCCGGTCTACATCGTGCACTTCACACAGGCGGCGGCGGTCGAGCGGGCCCAGGCGCTGATGAGCATCAATATGTGCTCGCGCGCCGAGAAGGACGAGATCGCCTCGCTGATCGGCAATTTCCGGTTCACCACCAAGTTCGGCCGGAATCTGTCCCGTTACGTCCGGCACGGGATCGGCGTGCACCATGCGGGCATGCTGCCCAAGTACCGGCGGCTGGTGGAGAAGCTGGCGCAAGCCGGGCTGCTCAAGGTCATCTGCGGTACGGACACCCTCGGCGTGGGCGTCAATGTGCCCATCCGTACCGTCCTGTTCACCGCGCTGACCAAGTACGACGGTCAGCGGGTGCGGACGCTGCGGGCCCGGGAGTTCCATCAGATCGCGGGCCGGGCCGGCCGGGCCGGCTTCGACACCGCGGGCTTTGTGGTGGCCCAGGCGCCCGAGCACGTCGTCGAGAACGAGAAGGCGCTCGCGAAGGCCGGGGACGATCCGAAGAAGCGCCGCAAGGTGGTCCGCAAGAAGGCGCCGGAGGGCTTCGTCAACTGGGGCCAGAACACCTTCGAGAAGCTCATCGCCTCCGAACCCGAGCCGCTCACCTCCCGGTTCCGGGTCACCCACGCGATGCTGCTGTCGGTCATCGCCCGGCCCGGCAACGCCTTCGAGGGGATGCGCCGCCTGCTGGAGGACAACCACGAGCCGCGCAAGAACCAGCTGCGGCACATCCGCCGGGCCATCGCGATCTACCGCTCGCTGCTGGACGGCGGGGTGGTCGAGCAGGTGGAGCCACAGGGCGCCGACGGTGCGGACGGGGCCGCCCCGATCGTCCGGCTGACGGTGGATCTGCAGCAGGACTTCGCTCTCAATCAGCCGCTGTCCACCTTCGCGCTGGCCGCCTTCGAGCTGCTGGACCCCGAATCGCCCTCCTACGCCCTGGACATGGTCTCGGTCGTCGAGTCGACGCTGGACGATCCCCGGCAGATCCTGGCGGCCCAGCAGAACAAGGCGCGTGGTGAGGCGGTCGCCGCGATGAAGGCGGACGGCGTCGAGTACGAGGAGCGCATGGAGCGGCTCCAGGACATCACCTACCCCAAGCCGCTGGAGGAGCTGCTCTTCCATGCGTACGGGCTCTACCGCAAGAGCCATCCCTGGGTCGGCGACCACCCGCTGTCGCCCAAGTCGGTGATCCGCGACATGTACGAACGGGCGATGACCTTCACCGAGTTCACCTCGTTCTACGACCTGGCGCGGACCGAGGGCATTGTGCTGCGCTATCTGGCCAGCTCCTACAAGGCCCTTGACCACACCGTGCCGGACGACCTGAAGTCCGACGATTTCCAGGACATCGTCGCCTGGCTCGGCGAGATGGTGCGGCAGGTCGACTCCAGCCTCCTGGATGAGTGGGAGCAGCTGGCCAACCCGGAGGACGAGTCGGCGGAGGAGGCGCAGGAGCGCGCCGACCAGGTCAGGCCGGTCACCGCGAACGCCCGCGCCTTCCGCGTGCTGGTGCGCAACGCGATGTTCCGCCGGGTGGAACTGGCCGCTCTGGACAAGGTCGCCGAGCTCGGGGAGATGGACGCGGACTCCGGCTGGGGCGAGGATGCCTGGGCGGAGGCGATGGACGGGTACTGGGAGGAGTACGAGGAGCTCGGCACCGGACCGCAGGCCCGCGGGCCGAAGCTGCTGCTGATCGAGGAGGACCCCGAGCACGGCCTGTGGCGGGTGCGGCAGACTTTCGACGACCCGAACGGCGACCACGACTGGGGCATCTCGGCGGAGGTGGATCTCGCCGCCTCGGACGAGGAGGGCCGGGCGGTGGTCCGGGTCACCGACGTGGGCCAACTGTAG
- a CDS encoding membrane protein: MMGPAHSLSGAAAWLGVGAAAAAAGHSMPWPVLVAGALICAGAALAPDLDHKAATISRAFGPISKGLCEVIDKLSYSVYKATRKQGDPRRSGGHRTLTHTWVWAVLIGAGASALAMVGGRWAVLGILFVHMVLAVEGLLWRAARVSSDVLVWLLGAASAWILADVLHQPGNGSDWLFTAPDQEYLWLGLPIVLGALVHDIGDALTVSGCPILWPIPIGRKRWYALGPPKGMRFRAGSWVELKVLMPVFMLLGGMGGLAALGII, encoded by the coding sequence ATGATGGGACCGGCGCATTCGCTGTCCGGAGCGGCGGCCTGGCTGGGGGTGGGGGCGGCGGCTGCGGCGGCCGGCCACTCGATGCCCTGGCCGGTGCTGGTCGCCGGCGCGCTGATCTGCGCGGGAGCGGCGCTCGCCCCCGACCTCGACCACAAGGCGGCGACCATATCGCGCGCCTTCGGGCCCATCTCAAAGGGACTGTGCGAGGTGATCGACAAGCTCTCGTACTCCGTCTACAAGGCGACCAGGAAGCAGGGCGACCCGCGCCGCTCGGGCGGCCACCGCACCCTCACCCACACCTGGGTATGGGCGGTGCTGATCGGCGCCGGAGCCTCGGCGCTCGCCATGGTCGGCGGGCGCTGGGCGGTGCTGGGCATCCTCTTCGTGCATATGGTGCTGGCCGTCGAGGGGCTGCTGTGGCGCGCGGCCCGGGTCTCCAGCGATGTCCTGGTATGGCTGCTCGGCGCGGCCAGCGCCTGGATCCTCGCCGATGTGCTGCACCAGCCGGGCAACGGCTCGGACTGGCTGTTCACCGCACCGGACCAGGAGTACCTCTGGCTCGGCCTGCCGATCGTACTCGGCGCCCTGGTCCACGACATCGGGGACGCGCTCACCGTCTCGGGCTGTCCGATCCTGTGGCCCATCCCGATCGGCCGCAAGCGCTGGTACGCGCTCGGCCCGCCGAAGGGGATGCGGTTCCGGGCCGGCAGCTGGGTCGAGTTGAAGGTGCTGATGCCGGTCTTCATGCTGCTGGGCGGCATGGGTGGACTGGCCGCCCTCGGCATCATCTGA
- a CDS encoding multidrug ABC transporter ATPase, translating to MIGVAPPVYDPAAPESATTLPVGTPTTVRAYVRELLRRHRAAFTVLMVVNATAVIASMVGPQLLGGLVEDLSQGEEDLHIGRIVALFTVALVVQTVFVRMVRLRGAVLGEEMLADLREDFLVRSVGLPPGVLERAGTGDLLSRITTDIDRLANAMREAVPQLAIGVVWTGLLLGALTLTAPPLGLAVLVALPVLVVGCRWYYRRAPSAYRSEAAGYAAVSASLTESVDAGRTIEAHRLGDRRIAQSELRIKQWTAWERYTLWLRSVLFPVINVSYTLITGSVLMIGGVCVMRGWMSIGDLTTGALLSQMLVEPIGLILRWYDELQVAQVSLARLVGVREIEEGPADKGVVPGGREVRADEVRFGYHEGSDVLHEVSMKVPPGTRLALVGPSGAGKSTLGRLLAGIYSPRTGRVTLGGAELARMPAERVREHVALVNQEHHVFVGSLRDNLLLARAVAKDAELWAALGAVDADGWARALDEGLDTEVGSGGLALTPAQAQQIALARLVLADPHTLVLDEATSLLDPRAARHLERSLGRVLEGRTVVAIAHRLHTAHDADVIAVVESGRITELGSHDELVAADGAYAALWRSWHQ from the coding sequence ATGATCGGCGTGGCACCGCCCGTCTATGACCCGGCCGCACCGGAGTCGGCGACGACGCTGCCGGTCGGCACACCCACCACCGTACGGGCCTATGTGCGTGAGCTGCTGCGGCGGCATCGGGCCGCGTTCACCGTGCTGATGGTCGTGAACGCGACCGCGGTGATCGCCTCCATGGTCGGCCCCCAGCTGCTGGGGGGCCTGGTCGAGGACCTCTCCCAGGGCGAGGAGGACCTCCACATCGGCCGCATCGTGGCGCTGTTCACGGTGGCGCTGGTGGTGCAGACCGTGTTCGTCCGGATGGTGCGGCTGCGCGGGGCGGTGCTGGGCGAGGAAATGCTGGCGGATCTGCGGGAGGACTTTCTCGTACGGTCGGTGGGTCTGCCCCCGGGGGTGCTGGAGCGGGCCGGGACCGGGGATCTGCTGTCCCGGATCACCACCGATATCGACCGGCTGGCGAACGCGATGCGCGAGGCCGTGCCGCAGCTGGCCATCGGCGTGGTGTGGACCGGGCTGCTGCTCGGCGCGCTGACCCTGACCGCTCCCCCACTGGGGCTCGCGGTGCTGGTGGCGCTTCCGGTGCTGGTGGTCGGCTGTCGGTGGTACTACCGCCGCGCGCCGAGCGCCTACCGCTCGGAGGCGGCCGGCTACGCGGCGGTGTCCGCGTCCCTCACCGAGAGCGTGGACGCCGGGCGGACCATCGAGGCCCACCGGCTGGGCGACCGGCGGATCGCCCAGTCCGAGCTGCGCATCAAGCAGTGGACGGCGTGGGAACGGTACACACTCTGGCTGCGCTCGGTGCTCTTCCCAGTGATCAATGTGAGCTACACGCTGATCACCGGTTCGGTGCTGATGATCGGCGGCGTCTGTGTGATGCGGGGCTGGATGTCGATCGGCGATCTGACCACCGGGGCGCTGCTGTCGCAGATGCTGGTCGAGCCGATCGGGCTGATCCTGCGCTGGTACGACGAGCTGCAGGTCGCTCAGGTCTCGCTGGCCCGGCTGGTGGGGGTGCGGGAGATCGAGGAGGGCCCCGCCGACAAGGGGGTGGTCCCCGGGGGCCGTGAGGTGCGGGCGGACGAGGTGCGGTTCGGATACCACGAGGGCAGCGATGTGCTGCACGAGGTGTCCATGAAGGTGCCGCCGGGGACGCGGCTGGCGCTGGTGGGCCCGTCCGGGGCGGGGAAGTCCACCCTGGGGCGGCTGCTGGCCGGGATCTATTCGCCACGCACCGGCCGGGTGACGCTGGGCGGGGCGGAGCTGGCGCGGATGCCCGCCGAGCGGGTCCGTGAGCATGTGGCCCTGGTCAACCAGGAGCACCATGTCTTCGTGGGCTCGCTGCGTGACAATCTGCTGCTGGCCCGCGCCGTCGCCAAGGACGCCGAGCTGTGGGCGGCACTGGGCGCGGTGGACGCCGACGGCTGGGCCCGCGCGCTGGACGAGGGCCTGGACACCGAGGTCGGATCGGGCGGTCTCGCGCTCACCCCCGCACAGGCGCAGCAGATCGCGCTGGCCCGGCTGGTGCTGGCCGACCCGCATACGCTGGTGCTGGACGAGGCCACCTCGCTGCTGGACCCGCGGGCGGCGCGCCATCTGGAGCGGTCGCTGGGGCGGGTGCTGGAGGGCAGGACCGTGGTCGCGATCGCCCATCGGCTGCACACCGCGCATGACGCGGATGTGATCGCCGTGGTCGAGAGCGGCCGGATCACCGAGCTGGGCAGCCATGACGAACTCGTCGCGGCGGACGGGGCCTACGCCGCGCTGTGGCGCTCCTGGCATCAGTGA
- a CDS encoding ABC transporter permease, with protein sequence MHIRDLPYPDPGRPDVRSGPRFLFWLGRNQLGGQIKAALWGLVHMAALVSFPIAIGFGVQAVVDRSGSRLAMAGALMVGLTVLTALGDAMLHRAAVTNWITAAARVQQLLARKAVELGSALTRKVAAGEVVAVSTGDVEKIGWFVEALSRFTAAAITTVAVSVALVLYQPALGLVVAVGVPALALAVLPLLPRAARRADEQREKAGRATELASDTVAGLRVLRGIGGEELFLGRYRHASQEVRIAAVRSARMWALIAAVQVALPGLLLIGVVWYGASLARDGRIEVGELVTVYSAVTFLLFPLRHFEEIAMAYSFSRPSARRAARVLALRRSSPDSEGAATVDGDERGKVQEATAPLGGDLYDPASGMLAPSGLLTAVVCGDPDAAGRLADRLGGHPTHDGPGDGDPGGAPSALLGGVALDEVPLTAARAAVLVQDKDPVLLSGALTELLDVPRSGEVTAEKALEAAQCGDVLDALAQASAAEADGAGPMRTRITERGRSLSGGQRQRLALARSLVTDPEVLVLDEPTSAVDSHTEARIADGVRGLRAGRTTIVLTSSPLLLDRADRVVFVPDGEAAGVGTHRELLGTDPAYRAVVTRETEDEAAVRGAGPAGHGLKGIGRIEEQIEESA encoded by the coding sequence ATGCACATTCGCGATCTTCCGTATCCCGACCCCGGCCGACCCGACGTACGGTCAGGTCCGCGGTTTCTCTTCTGGCTGGGCCGGAATCAGTTGGGCGGGCAGATCAAGGCGGCCCTCTGGGGTCTGGTGCATATGGCCGCGCTGGTGTCCTTCCCCATCGCCATCGGCTTCGGCGTGCAGGCGGTCGTGGACCGCTCCGGCTCCCGGCTGGCGATGGCCGGGGCGCTGATGGTGGGGCTCACCGTGCTCACCGCGCTGGGGGACGCCATGCTGCACCGCGCGGCGGTCACCAACTGGATCACGGCGGCGGCACGGGTGCAGCAGTTGCTGGCCCGCAAGGCGGTGGAGCTGGGCTCCGCCCTCACCCGGAAGGTGGCGGCCGGTGAGGTCGTCGCCGTCTCCACGGGCGATGTCGAGAAGATCGGCTGGTTTGTGGAGGCCCTCTCGCGCTTCACGGCTGCCGCGATCACCACCGTCGCGGTCAGCGTGGCCCTGGTTCTCTACCAGCCGGCGCTGGGACTGGTAGTGGCGGTCGGGGTGCCCGCGCTGGCGCTGGCCGTGCTGCCGCTGCTGCCGCGCGCGGCGCGCCGAGCCGATGAACAGCGGGAGAAGGCGGGCCGGGCGACCGAGCTGGCCTCGGACACCGTGGCCGGGCTGCGGGTGCTGCGGGGCATCGGCGGGGAGGAGCTGTTCCTGGGCCGCTACCGGCATGCCTCGCAGGAGGTGCGGATCGCGGCGGTGCGCAGCGCGCGGATGTGGGCGCTGATCGCGGCCGTGCAGGTCGCGCTGCCGGGGCTGCTGCTGATCGGTGTCGTCTGGTACGGGGCGTCGCTGGCCCGCGACGGACGGATCGAGGTGGGCGAGCTGGTCACCGTCTACAGCGCGGTGACCTTTCTGCTCTTCCCGCTGCGGCACTTCGAGGAGATCGCCATGGCGTACTCCTTCTCCCGGCCCTCGGCGCGGCGCGCGGCCCGGGTGCTGGCGCTGCGGCGCTCCTCCCCGGACAGCGAGGGCGCGGCCACCGTGGACGGCGACGAGCGCGGAAAGGTGCAGGAGGCCACCGCGCCGCTCGGCGGGGATCTGTACGACCCGGCGAGCGGGATGCTGGCGCCCAGCGGGCTGCTGACCGCGGTGGTGTGCGGCGACCCGGACGCGGCGGGGCGGCTGGCCGACCGGCTCGGCGGGCATCCCACCCACGACGGCCCGGGCGACGGGGACCCCGGTGGGGCACCGTCGGCGCTGCTGGGCGGGGTCGCCCTGGACGAGGTGCCGCTGACCGCGGCGCGCGCGGCGGTGCTGGTGCAGGACAAGGATCCGGTGCTGCTGTCGGGGGCGCTCACCGAGCTGCTGGATGTGCCGAGGTCCGGCGAGGTCACGGCGGAGAAGGCGCTGGAGGCGGCCCAGTGCGGCGATGTCCTGGACGCGCTGGCGCAGGCGTCGGCGGCCGAGGCGGATGGCGCCGGCCCCATGCGCACCCGGATCACCGAGCGTGGCCGCTCGCTGTCGGGCGGCCAGCGGCAACGGCTGGCGCTGGCCCGCTCGCTGGTGACCGATCCGGAGGTGCTGGTGCTGGACGAACCGACCTCCGCGGTGGACTCGCACACCGAGGCGCGGATCGCCGACGGCGTGCGGGGGCTGCGGGCGGGCCGGACGACCATCGTGCTCACCTCCAGCCCGCTGCTGCTGGACCGGGCCGACCGGGTGGTGTTCGTGCCCGACGGCGAGGCGGCGGGGGTGGGCACCCATCGTGAGCTGCTGGGCACCGATCCCGCGTATCGCGCGGTCGTCACCCGCGAGACGGAGGACGAGGCCGCCGTGCGGGGCGCCGGGCCGGCCGGACACGGTCTGAAGGGCATCGGACGGATCGAGGAACAGATCGAGGAGTCGGCATGA